A genomic window from Cytobacillus suaedae includes:
- a CDS encoding chemotaxis protein, whose translation MFSLEKMKKEDLIRKNGLVVKATFVSVILAAIVDIALGKELALILSIIIGGFIGVSIVAFLHYTNRFITAIPYIAILFVATVIFTIMQSSISPTAYFLVYFILATSAIYMKRSTLFLGAGLGLIILTVFTYLHHTELVLETKNYGTIYLLFLLVTILLSFQLKMADQLSKNILLAQSKTEEMLVNDLERRKQLEDHTAIISTTIKQVSNQSKESYLASERMDTAISEIASGVQNQASTIYDITNSLEHANQLVVRMVTSASELKNKAEYTSNVSSDGAKVTKSLLDAITTFNALLLEMNRKIGSLATKIQETSHFTVSIQEIASQTNLLALNASIEAARAGESGKGFAVVASEVRKLAELTAKTATQISDNLSNVISETKETQENMEMTSKNMKDNLDLVKQTDLAFSQISCSIDELKDDILGFDGLSSSIEKTTNSIGIAVNEFSSIIQQANATLEEIASTITEQTKQHYDLSESASKTDKSVQQLLQLYKD comes from the coding sequence ATGTTTTCGCTAGAAAAAATGAAAAAAGAGGATTTAATCCGTAAGAATGGCCTAGTTGTTAAAGCAACCTTCGTATCTGTTATTCTAGCTGCCATTGTTGATATTGCATTAGGAAAAGAACTTGCTCTCATATTATCTATTATTATCGGAGGGTTTATCGGGGTTTCAATTGTTGCTTTTTTGCATTATACAAATCGTTTTATCACAGCCATCCCGTACATCGCCATTTTGTTTGTAGCAACTGTTATATTTACAATTATGCAAAGTAGTATCTCACCTACAGCTTATTTTCTCGTGTATTTTATTTTAGCTACGTCTGCTATCTACATGAAACGCTCAACTTTATTTCTTGGGGCAGGACTAGGATTAATTATATTAACTGTTTTTACCTATTTACATCATACGGAACTAGTATTAGAAACAAAAAATTACGGAACCATCTATCTCCTCTTTTTACTAGTAACCATTTTACTATCTTTCCAATTAAAAATGGCTGACCAGTTGTCTAAAAACATCTTATTAGCTCAGTCAAAGACAGAGGAAATGCTTGTTAATGACTTAGAAAGAAGAAAGCAATTAGAGGATCACACTGCAATTATCTCTACCACCATTAAACAAGTAAGTAATCAAAGTAAGGAAAGTTACCTTGCATCTGAGAGAATGGACACCGCCATTTCTGAAATCGCGTCAGGCGTACAAAATCAAGCAAGTACAATTTATGATATTACGAACTCACTAGAGCATGCTAACCAATTAGTAGTACGAATGGTGACCTCTGCATCTGAACTAAAAAACAAAGCCGAGTATACATCAAATGTATCTTCGGACGGAGCAAAAGTTACAAAAAGCTTACTAGATGCAATTACTACATTTAATGCTTTATTACTAGAAATGAATCGCAAAATTGGGAGTCTAGCAACTAAAATCCAAGAAACATCGCATTTTACAGTTTCCATTCAAGAGATTGCTTCACAAACAAATCTACTAGCTTTAAACGCTTCAATTGAAGCAGCACGTGCGGGCGAAAGTGGAAAAGGATTTGCGGTTGTTGCTAGTGAGGTTCGTAAACTTGCAGAGTTGACTGCAAAAACAGCAACCCAAATCTCAGATAATTTATCGAATGTTATTTCTGAAACAAAGGAAACCCAAGAAAATATGGAAATGACCTCTAAGAATATGAAGGATAATTTAGATTTAGTAAAACAAACAGATTTGGCATTCTCACAAATTAGTTGTTCCATCGATGAATTAAAAGACGATATCCTTGGTTTTGATGGGCTAAGTAGCTCCATCGAAAAAACAACAAATTCTATTGGTATAGCAGTAAACGAATTTAGTAGTATTATTCAACAGGCAAATGCTACCCTAGAAGAAATAGCATCAACCATTACAGAGCAGACAAAACAACATTATGATTTATCAGAGTCTGCTTCTAAGACAGATAAATCAGTTCAACAATTATTACAGTTGTACAAGGATTAA
- a CDS encoding SpoIIIAH-like family protein: protein MLLKKQTVWLLTMLSLVVVLSVYYITSPEGTTENFAFEQEGVNETAENTDVTTTAEGEEEGMEVTIEETEDGTAISTISSDELFAQLRMEIEDKRAELREQLTAVVASSEVSAEEKNMAMEKMQELTEIAIKESTIETLIKSKGYADALVRADGGKVRITVKAKEHNNAAANDILLLVASELGSLQDVAVTFEPAE from the coding sequence ATGTTATTAAAAAAGCAAACAGTTTGGTTATTAACAATGTTAAGTTTAGTGGTGGTATTATCAGTCTATTACATTACGTCTCCAGAAGGAACAACAGAGAATTTTGCATTTGAACAAGAAGGTGTGAATGAAACTGCAGAAAATACAGATGTAACTACAACGGCTGAAGGCGAAGAAGAAGGAATGGAAGTAACGATCGAAGAAACTGAAGATGGAACTGCTATTTCAACAATTTCTAGTGATGAGTTATTTGCACAACTTCGTATGGAAATTGAGGACAAGAGAGCTGAGCTTAGAGAACAACTAACAGCTGTTGTAGCTTCAAGTGAAGTATCTGCTGAAGAGAAAAACATGGCTATGGAAAAAATGCAAGAGTTAACAGAAATCGCAATTAAAGAATCAACGATTGAAACACTTATTAAGAGCAAAGGTTATGCAGATGCTCTAGTAAGAGCTGACGGTGGTAAAGTAAGAATCACAGTTAAGGCGAAAGAGCATAACAATGCAGCTGCGAACGATATTTTATTACTAGTTGCTAGTGAGCTAGGTTCGCTACAAGATGTAGCTGTAACTTTCGAGCCTGCTGAATAA
- the spoIIIAG gene encoding stage III sporulation protein AG, whose protein sequence is MGKEQGFLESIKKMFNQSKEDQSDPPTKKPPKYHYLLLVLALGIGFMLVSNLLNSNNQSQTSMPVSKQESVDEPTFGQKKEAEQAAISEYEVRYENQLKEALETIVGVDDVSVVVNVDATETKVLQTNTVTNSQSTDETDREGGKRKVEDSSKDEQVVIIRQGEEETPIVIKIEKPAIRGVLVVAKGVDNIQIKKMVVEAVTRALDVPSHRVAVLPKKSKGES, encoded by the coding sequence ATGGGGAAGGAACAAGGATTTTTAGAATCAATTAAAAAGATGTTTAATCAATCCAAAGAAGATCAGTCCGATCCTCCAACAAAAAAACCACCTAAGTATCATTATTTACTACTCGTTTTAGCGCTAGGTATAGGGTTTATGCTAGTTAGTAATTTATTGAACAGCAATAATCAATCTCAAACTTCTATGCCAGTATCAAAACAAGAAAGTGTTGATGAGCCAACATTTGGACAAAAGAAAGAGGCAGAACAAGCAGCTATTTCTGAATATGAGGTTCGCTATGAGAACCAGCTAAAGGAAGCATTGGAAACAATTGTAGGTGTAGATGATGTATCAGTGGTCGTTAATGTCGACGCCACAGAAACGAAGGTTTTACAAACCAATACAGTTACCAACAGCCAGTCGACGGATGAAACCGATCGAGAGGGTGGAAAACGTAAGGTAGAGGATTCGTCAAAGGATGAGCAAGTTGTCATTATTAGGCAAGGTGAAGAAGAAACACCAATTGTCATTAAAATTGAAAAGCCAGCCATTAGGGGTGTACTTGTTGTCGCCAAAGGGGTTGACAACATTCAAATAAAAAAAATGGTGGTAGAGGCTGTTACAAGAGCACTAGATGTACCTAGTCATAGAGTAGCAGTTTTACCTAAAAAGTCTAAGGGGGAATCATAA
- the spoIIIAF gene encoding stage III sporulation protein AF produces the protein MEFLANWITNIILFILLATIVEMLLPNSSMQKYVKMVVGLLLIVIILTPLFQLLTQDFEQTFASLRVSPQNEEKNIENLIEIKKKEIQASNRAYILEEMAVQMKTEVEEEMVQEYGLTVEKVLLFPKEESTEIASPDDLSSIEVILSKQDKDPNAVAVVKPVIIDTSKQTQIETNQPIVNEIASFLASFWGSSPEQIVVSVEGGKK, from the coding sequence GTGGAATTTTTAGCAAATTGGATTACAAATATTATTCTATTTATCTTACTAGCAACTATCGTTGAAATGCTTTTACCAAATTCCAGTATGCAAAAATATGTAAAGATGGTAGTTGGTTTATTACTTATTGTTATTATCTTAACACCACTTTTCCAGCTTTTGACTCAAGATTTCGAACAAACCTTCGCTAGTTTAAGGGTTTCGCCACAAAATGAAGAAAAAAATATAGAAAATTTAATAGAAATTAAGAAAAAAGAAATACAAGCCTCAAACCGTGCATATATTTTAGAAGAAATGGCTGTCCAAATGAAAACTGAAGTGGAAGAGGAGATGGTGCAGGAATATGGTTTGACTGTTGAAAAGGTACTTCTTTTTCCAAAAGAAGAAAGCACAGAGATTGCCTCACCCGATGATTTAAGCTCAATCGAGGTAATTCTCTCAAAGCAAGACAAAGATCCAAATGCGGTTGCGGTTGTAAAGCCAGTTATTATTGACACCTCCAAACAGACACAAATTGAAACCAATCAACCAATTGTAAACGAAATTGCTAGCTTTCTAGCGAGTTTTTGGGGATCTAGTCCAGAACAAATAGTCGTATCTGTGGAAGGGGGGAAGAAATAG
- the spoIIIAE gene encoding stage III sporulation protein AE: protein MKRALTVILPLLLFVLFFIPDNVQASPPQQDLVDKQLEKLGIEEIKLYWEEITTVYGGFLPESQKGSLVDFISGEKKFSIKEWLIGFLKYLFYELLANGKLLSTLIMLTIFSMFLQTLQNSFEKSTVSKVAYALVYMVLIIIALNSFRVAISYAEEAISTMTNFILALVPLLLALMASSGGLISAAFFHPIIIFLMNTSGLLIQYVVLPLLFLSALLSIVSTLSDHYKVTQLAQLIRNISIGLLGTFLTIFLGVISVQGASAAVSDGITIRTAKFITGNFVPVIGRMFTDATDTIISASVLLKNTVGIVGVAILLLLAAFPAIKILSLALIYKIAAALLQPLGGGPVIACLDIISKSVIYIFAALAIVSLMFFLSMTVIIAAGNLTMMVR, encoded by the coding sequence TTGAAGCGAGCTCTTACAGTAATTCTACCTTTGTTATTATTCGTACTATTTTTTATACCAGACAATGTACAAGCTTCTCCCCCACAGCAGGATCTAGTAGATAAACAATTAGAAAAGCTTGGAATTGAAGAAATTAAACTTTATTGGGAAGAAATCACCACCGTATATGGAGGGTTCTTGCCTGAGAGTCAAAAAGGAAGCTTAGTTGACTTCATAAGTGGTGAAAAGAAATTTTCCATTAAGGAATGGCTAATCGGTTTTCTTAAATATCTATTCTATGAATTGTTAGCGAATGGAAAGCTTTTAAGTACATTGATCATGCTTACCATTTTCAGTATGTTTCTACAAACATTACAAAATTCATTTGAAAAAAGTACAGTAAGCAAAGTGGCTTATGCATTAGTGTACATGGTGTTAATAATCATCGCATTAAATAGTTTTAGAGTCGCGATTTCTTATGCTGAAGAAGCCATCTCAACCATGACTAATTTCATTCTCGCTTTAGTGCCGCTATTGCTAGCGTTAATGGCATCCTCTGGTGGACTTATATCAGCAGCCTTTTTTCACCCAATTATCATTTTCTTAATGAATACAAGTGGTTTATTAATTCAATATGTCGTGTTACCTCTTCTCTTTTTATCAGCATTACTAAGTATTGTGAGTACATTGAGTGATCATTATAAGGTAACCCAGCTCGCACAGTTAATACGAAATATAAGCATAGGTTTGTTAGGAACCTTTTTAACAATTTTCTTAGGGGTTATTTCAGTACAAGGGGCATCTGCTGCTGTTTCAGATGGAATTACCATCCGAACAGCAAAGTTCATTACTGGAAATTTTGTCCCTGTCATTGGACGAATGTTTACAGATGCGACTGACACCATTATTAGCGCGTCGGTACTCTTAAAAAATACAGTAGGTATTGTGGGAGTTGCCATTTTATTATTACTAGCTGCATTCCCAGCTATAAAGATCTTGTCTCTAGCCTTAATATATAAGATTGCTGCAGCTTTGTTACAGCCCTTAGGTGGAGGTCCGGTAATTGCGTGCCTAGATATTATAAGTAAAAGTGTCATTTATATATTTGCTGCACTTGCAATTGTATCTCTTATGTTTTTCTTAAGTATGACAGTAATTATTGCTGCAGGAAATCTAACAATGATGGTCAGGTAG
- the spoIIIAD gene encoding stage III sporulation protein AD, producing the protein MEILQIVGLGLIATFLALIVKEQKPTFAFMLVVFVGCVIFLFLIDQVYEIIRMLEKIALNANVNMVYVETILKIIGIAYIAEFGAQITKDAGQGAIASKIELGGKILILAMAIPILTVIIETIIGLIPR; encoded by the coding sequence ATTGAAATTCTTCAAATCGTAGGACTAGGATTAATAGCAACCTTCCTAGCATTAATCGTTAAAGAACAAAAGCCCACTTTTGCTTTTATGCTCGTTGTTTTTGTTGGCTGTGTCATTTTTTTATTTTTAATTGATCAGGTTTACGAGATTATCAGAATGTTAGAAAAAATAGCCTTAAACGCTAATGTCAACATGGTATATGTTGAGACAATTTTAAAAATCATTGGTATTGCTTACATCGCTGAGTTTGGAGCGCAAATTACAAAAGATGCGGGACAAGGAGCAATCGCTTCTAAAATTGAATTAGGTGGAAAAATACTAATTCTAGCAATGGCAATACCAATTCTTACTGTCATCATCGAAACAATCATTGGTCTAATACCTAGATAA
- the spoIIIAC gene encoding stage III sporulation protein AC: MGVDVNIIFQIAGVGIVVAFLHTILDQMGKKEYAQWVTLLGFIYILFMVATIVDDLFKKIKAVFLFQG; encoded by the coding sequence ATGGGAGTCGATGTAAATATCATTTTTCAGATAGCGGGTGTTGGAATTGTAGTTGCATTTCTCCACACAATTTTAGATCAGATGGGAAAGAAAGAGTATGCTCAATGGGTTACTCTACTGGGCTTTATATATATTCTCTTCATGGTAGCAACAATTGTTGATGATTTATTTAAAAAGATAAAAGCTGTGTTTCTCTTTCAGGGATAA
- a CDS encoding stage III sporulation protein SpoAB has protein sequence MKLLGAIIILVCATWTGFEAARHLSERPRQLRQLKAALQALEAEIMYGHVPLHEAAIHLAKQMPKPLTWFFEGFAKKLIDGETSVKQAWDKSLEEVWKFTALKQGEQEVLKQFGETLGQHDRSAQQKHIILALTHLEREESEAREKQARYEKMVKSLGFLTGLLLVILLM, from the coding sequence ATGAAATTACTCGGTGCAATCATTATTTTAGTTTGTGCTACTTGGACAGGGTTTGAAGCAGCACGTCATTTAAGTGAAAGACCACGCCAGCTAAGGCAACTAAAGGCTGCACTTCAAGCTTTAGAAGCAGAAATTATGTATGGACATGTTCCTTTACATGAAGCAGCTATTCATCTAGCTAAACAAATGCCTAAACCACTAACTTGGTTCTTTGAAGGGTTTGCCAAAAAATTAATTGATGGTGAGACAAGTGTGAAGCAGGCGTGGGATAAAAGCTTGGAGGAAGTTTGGAAATTCACTGCTTTGAAGCAAGGTGAACAAGAGGTACTAAAACAGTTTGGTGAAACACTTGGTCAACATGATCGAAGTGCACAACAAAAGCACATTATTCTAGCTCTTACTCATCTAGAGCGAGAAGAAAGTGAAGCTAGAGAAAAGCAGGCACGTTACGAAAAAATGGTTAAGAGTTTGGGGTTTTTAACTGGGCTTTTACTAGTGATTTTATTGATGTAG
- the spoIIIAA gene encoding stage III sporulation protein AA: MEEVLNVLPKSISSQLLSYSPSEQERIEEVRVRVSRPLEVIISGNPHFHEYIITPEDGMQLLNKLSHYSIYTLEEELKRGYVTIQGGHRVGLAGKVITENAQVKVIRDVTSFNIRIAKQKIGIASSLLPYLYKEDWKNTMIIGPPQTGKTTLLRDIARAISCGEPQFGIGSKKVGIVDERSEIAGCVKGIPQHQLGNRIDVLDACPKAEGMMMMIRSMSPEVIVVDEIGRVEDSEAILEAVNAGVRMVVTVHGQQLSDLYKRPSLRPLLEIGVFERFIELTRSQGPGTVKSILNKEGHILNEVRVT; the protein is encoded by the coding sequence ATGGAAGAAGTCCTAAATGTGTTGCCAAAATCAATTTCGTCCCAGCTCTTATCTTACTCTCCTTCCGAACAGGAAAGAATTGAAGAGGTACGCGTTAGGGTTTCGAGACCACTAGAAGTCATTATTAGTGGTAACCCCCATTTTCATGAGTATATCATCACACCTGAAGATGGAATGCAGCTTCTAAATAAGCTTAGCCACTATTCAATTTATACTCTCGAAGAAGAATTAAAGCGTGGTTATGTCACCATTCAAGGTGGCCATCGGGTTGGACTAGCAGGGAAGGTAATTACAGAAAATGCACAGGTAAAAGTAATCCGTGATGTGACCTCCTTTAATATACGAATTGCGAAACAAAAAATTGGGATTGCAAGCTCGCTCCTCCCCTATTTATACAAAGAAGATTGGAAAAACACGATGATCATCGGACCACCTCAGACTGGTAAGACAACATTGCTTCGTGATATTGCCCGAGCAATAAGTTGTGGTGAACCACAATTTGGTATCGGCTCAAAAAAAGTGGGAATCGTCGATGAACGATCAGAGATTGCAGGTTGTGTGAAGGGAATTCCACAGCACCAATTGGGTAATCGAATTGATGTACTCGATGCATGTCCAAAAGCTGAGGGAATGATGATGATGATTCGTTCTATGAGTCCAGAGGTCATCGTTGTGGATGAAATAGGACGAGTTGAAGATAGTGAGGCCATATTAGAAGCGGTAAATGCAGGGGTTCGAATGGTTGTAACAGTCCATGGGCAACAATTAAGTGATCTTTACAAACGACCATCTCTAAGACCCCTATTAGAAATTGGTGTATTCGAGCGGTTCATTGAATTAACACGATCACAAGGACCTGGAACTGTTAAGAGTATTTTAAACAAAGAGGGTCATATCTTGAATGAAGTGAGAGTGACGTAG
- a CDS encoding YqhV family protein, with protein sequence MKRWLSLVETSVLSMAGLRILSGTLEITAAILMLIFNDPKKALAINALLAIVGPVILVTTMTIGLLSVADDLSFSKLFFVGLGVALILFGIYK encoded by the coding sequence ATGAAAAGGTGGCTATCGTTAGTTGAAACGAGTGTGTTATCAATGGCTGGTCTCAGGATACTGTCAGGAACGCTTGAGATTACAGCTGCAATTTTAATGTTAATTTTTAATGACCCCAAAAAGGCACTAGCAATTAATGCACTTCTTGCCATTGTGGGGCCAGTCATCTTGGTAACAACGATGACTATAGGCTTATTATCTGTTGCCGATGATCTTTCTTTTTCAAAACTTTTCTTTGTCGGACTAGGAGTGGCTCTCATTCTATTTGGAATCTATAAATAA
- the efp gene encoding elongation factor P, which produces MISVNDFRTGLTIEVDGGIWRVMDFQHVKPGKGAAFVRSKLRNLRTGSVQEKTFRAGEKVAKAQIENRKMQYLYANGDQHVFMDTDTYDQIELPANQIEYELKFLKENMEVYIMTFGIETLGVELPNTVELKVAETEPGIKGDTASGGSKPAIMETGLTVNVPFFINEGDVLIVNTTDSSYVSRA; this is translated from the coding sequence ATGATTTCAGTAAATGACTTTCGTACGGGTTTAACAATTGAAGTGGACGGTGGAATCTGGAGAGTAATGGATTTCCAACACGTAAAACCTGGTAAAGGTGCAGCATTCGTGCGTTCTAAGTTACGTAACTTAAGAACAGGTTCTGTACAAGAGAAAACGTTCCGTGCTGGTGAAAAAGTAGCAAAAGCTCAAATCGAAAACCGTAAAATGCAGTACTTATATGCAAATGGTGATCAACACGTATTCATGGATACAGATACATATGATCAAATTGAATTACCAGCAAATCAAATCGAGTATGAGTTGAAGTTTTTAAAAGAAAACATGGAAGTATATATTATGACATTCGGAATTGAAACTCTTGGAGTTGAACTTCCGAACACAGTTGAATTAAAAGTTGCTGAAACTGAACCAGGAATCAAAGGTGATACAGCTTCTGGCGGTTCAAAACCTGCAATCATGGAAACTGGCCTAACTGTAAACGTGCCATTCTTCATTAACGAAGGTGACGTACTAATTGTCAACACAACAGACAGCTCTTACGTGTCACGTGCTTAA
- a CDS encoding aminopeptidase P family protein, which produces MLKLEKLREGFKNYGVDGLLITNAYNRRYMTEFTGTAGVALVSETKAVFITDFRYVEQANKQIQHFEIVQHKGPIIEEVAKQAAEMGIKKLGFEQDDLTFATYKAYEKEVNAEFIPVSGAIEKLRLIKSESEIKILKEAAEIADAAYSHILKFIRAGITELDVSNELEFFMRKNGAISSSFDIIVASGYRSALPHGVASDKIIEKGDFVTLDFGAYYKGYCSDITRTLAVGEPSEELKKIYNIVLEAQLRGMAGIKPGITGKEADALTRDYITEHGYGEYFGHSTGHGLGMEVHEQPSLSVKADSAVLEPGMVVTVEPGIYVAGLGGVRIEDDTVITLNGNESLTYSTKELIIL; this is translated from the coding sequence ATGTTAAAATTAGAGAAACTACGTGAAGGCTTTAAAAATTATGGTGTAGACGGATTACTTATTACAAACGCTTACAACAGACGTTATATGACAGAATTTACAGGTACCGCTGGTGTAGCACTCGTATCTGAAACGAAGGCTGTTTTTATCACGGATTTCAGATATGTAGAACAAGCGAATAAACAAATTCAGCATTTTGAAATTGTACAGCACAAGGGTCCTATCATTGAAGAGGTTGCCAAACAAGCTGCTGAAATGGGAATTAAAAAGCTTGGTTTCGAACAAGATGACCTAACATTTGCTACATATAAAGCGTATGAAAAGGAAGTAAACGCAGAATTTATTCCTGTTTCTGGTGCAATTGAAAAGTTGCGCTTGATTAAGTCTGAATCAGAGATTAAGATATTAAAGGAAGCAGCAGAGATTGCAGATGCGGCTTATTCTCACATTCTTAAATTTATTCGAGCAGGAATCACTGAGCTAGATGTATCAAATGAGCTTGAATTCTTCATGAGAAAAAATGGAGCGATTTCTTCATCTTTTGATATTATTGTTGCTTCAGGCTATCGTTCTGCATTACCACACGGTGTTGCTAGTGACAAAATCATTGAAAAAGGTGATTTTGTAACCTTAGACTTTGGTGCGTATTACAAAGGTTATTGTTCAGATATTACGAGAACACTAGCTGTAGGAGAACCAAGTGAAGAGCTTAAGAAAATCTACAATATTGTCTTAGAAGCTCAACTACGTGGTATGGCTGGTATTAAGCCAGGAATAACTGGTAAAGAAGCAGATGCCTTAACTCGTGATTACATCACAGAGCATGGGTATGGGGAATATTTTGGACATTCAACTGGTCATGGTTTAGGAATGGAAGTGCATGAGCAGCCTTCACTTTCTGTGAAAGCAGATTCTGCAGTATTAGAGCCAGGAATGGTTGTAACAGTTGAACCTGGGATTTATGTTGCTGGTCTTGGTGGCGTAAGAATTGAAGATGATACTGTTATTACATTAAATGGCAATGAATCGCTTACCTATTCTACAAAAGAATTAATTATTTTATAA
- the aroQ gene encoding type II 3-dehydroquinate dehydratase translates to MKRILLINGPNLNRLGKREPHIYGHVTLDDLEKDIKLFASQIGIDLVCVQSNHEGVIIDKLHEAGDTYDGVIINPGAFTHYSYAIRDAIASITIPTIEVHISNVHAREEFRHTSVIAPVTVGQIVGLGLYGYNVAILAMLEKLGGKVDYVKIRETT, encoded by the coding sequence ATGAAGCGCATACTTCTAATTAATGGTCCTAATTTAAATCGTCTAGGAAAACGTGAACCACATATTTATGGTCATGTAACACTGGATGATTTAGAAAAGGATATAAAGCTTTTTGCCAGTCAGATTGGAATTGACTTAGTCTGTGTTCAATCAAACCATGAAGGAGTCATTATTGACAAACTTCATGAGGCTGGTGATACATATGATGGGGTTATTATTAACCCAGGCGCTTTTACACATTATAGCTATGCAATTCGTGATGCGATTGCTAGTATTACAATTCCGACAATTGAAGTTCATATTTCAAACGTGCATGCCCGGGAAGAGTTTCGACATACCTCGGTTATTGCACCAGTCACGGTTGGCCAAATTGTAGGGTTAGGACTATATGGTTATAATGTTGCGATTTTAGCAATGCTCGAAAAATTAGGGGGGAAAGTGGATTATGTTAAAATTAGAGAAACTACGTGA
- a CDS encoding patatin-like phospholipase family protein, with amino-acid sequence MNIDGVFSGGGIKGFALIGAFKAIEEKGYKFKRLAGTSAGSLLAAFIAAGYTSSEIIELMDEINMKQFLDKRKTFIPFPFSNWLLLYWKLGLYKGQVLETWIEEKLEKKGVKTFADLPHQSLRLVASDLTNGKILVLPDGLKQYGIDPSTFSVAKAVRMSCSLPYFFDPIKLNIKESKSIIVDGAVLSNFPIWLFEEEKKARPLLGIKLSTSYTEKPANQINNAIQLFTALFETMKDAHDARYVSRRHEKNIIFIPLEGNLTTEFDLTEEQKQSIIEIGEQRAIDFLKKWTY; translated from the coding sequence TTGAATATTGATGGCGTATTTTCTGGAGGTGGAATAAAAGGATTTGCGTTAATTGGTGCGTTTAAAGCGATCGAGGAAAAGGGGTATAAGTTTAAGCGCTTAGCAGGTACAAGTGCTGGCTCGTTACTAGCTGCATTTATTGCAGCGGGTTATACAAGTTCAGAAATTATTGAATTAATGGATGAGATAAATATGAAACAATTTTTGGATAAAAGAAAAACGTTTATCCCCTTTCCCTTTTCTAATTGGCTACTATTGTATTGGAAGCTAGGGCTTTATAAAGGCCAGGTATTAGAAACATGGATTGAAGAGAAGCTTGAGAAAAAAGGAGTTAAAACATTTGCTGATCTACCACATCAATCCCTTCGGCTAGTTGCTTCAGATCTTACGAACGGTAAAATCCTTGTTCTACCTGATGGCTTGAAACAGTACGGTATTGACCCAAGCACCTTTTCAGTTGCTAAAGCTGTGCGAATGAGTTGTAGTTTACCCTATTTTTTTGACCCAATAAAATTAAACATAAAAGAAAGTAAAAGCATAATTGTAGATGGAGCGGTCTTAAGTAATTTTCCAATATGGCTTTTTGAAGAAGAAAAGAAAGCTAGACCATTACTAGGAATAAAATTGAGTACTAGCTATACAGAAAAACCTGCAAACCAAATAAATAACGCTATCCAGCTATTTACGGCATTATTTGAAACAATGAAAGACGCCCATGACGCACGGTACGTATCTAGAAGACATGAAAAAAACATCATCTTCATCCCTTTAGAAGGAAACCTTACAACAGAATTTGACCTTACGGAAGAGCAAAAACAATCAATTATTGAAATCGGAGAACAAAGAGCGATAGACTTCTTGAAAAAATGGACATATTAA
- the mntR gene encoding transcriptional regulator MntR, protein MPTPSMEDYIEQIYMLIEDKGYARVSDIAEALSVHPSSVTKMVQKLDKDEYLIYEKYRGLVLTPKGKKIGKRLVFRHDLLEQFMKIIGVEDDKIYNDVEGIEHHLSWNAIDRIGDLVQFFEEDNSRITELRDVQRRNEE, encoded by the coding sequence ATGCCAACACCAAGTATGGAAGATTACATTGAACAAATATATATGTTAATTGAAGATAAAGGCTACGCAAGAGTTTCCGATATTGCTGAAGCTCTGTCAGTCCATCCCTCCTCAGTAACGAAAATGGTTCAGAAACTGGATAAAGATGAATATTTAATATATGAAAAATATAGAGGCCTAGTTTTAACTCCAAAGGGTAAAAAGATTGGTAAGAGATTGGTTTTTAGACACGATTTATTAGAACAATTTATGAAAATAATTGGTGTTGAGGATGATAAAATCTACAATGATGTAGAAGGAATTGAACATCATTTAAGTTGGAATGCGATTGATCGAATTGGCGATTTAGTTCAGTTTTTTGAAGAAGATAATTCAAGAATTACCGAATTACGTGATGTCCAAAGACGAAATGAAGAATAG